The Desulfovibrio fairfieldensis sequence CCGCACAACGGGAAACCTCTTCCCCGGCTGCTTGAAGGTGATGCCCGCAACGTACGGTTACATGAGACCTTCGATGCAGTTACCAGCCTATTCCATGTCATGAGCTATCAGAATTCGGAAGAAGACGCTCTCGCCGAATTGGAGACAGCCAAGAATCATTTAAAAACAGGAGGGGTTTTTCTTTTTGATTTCTGGTACGGCCCAGGAGTTTTGACCGATCCCCCCACAGAGCGTGATCGTCAGATGGAAGATGAGCAGACACTCGTGCAACGACATGCTCATCCTGTACACAGGTTCAACGATAACATCGTCGAGGTACACTACAGCATAGACCTCACAGACAAGAGCAGCGGCAAGTGCTCTCATTTGACTGAAATGCACAGTATGCGCTACTGGTTCCTTCCCGAATTACGCTACTTGGCTTTCCAAAGCGGCTTCACTGTTGCAGCAGAAGGGGCATGGCTTTCCTTTGATGCTCCTACTTGCAATACCTGGAACGCCTGGATGGCATTGAAAAAATGTTAAAGCGGATAGCTATCTATACCACGATTTCTCCCGAAGGGGGAGGGAGCTTTCAGTATGGGGCATCGATCCTCTCCGCGCTCAGCCAACTGGATGCCAGGAACTATCAATCCCGATTCTGGTGCCGTGATCCTGCATGGCTCCCCATCGCCGCACAATTTCATATTCCCGGGACGCTGTTCCCCGCTCACTCCCCCCTGCTACAGCGAATCGTTTTGCGTGGAGTTCGAGAGCTGAGAAAAGTATGTGATTTGCCTGCCCAACAGTTTACTCCTTTCTTTCTTCCTATCCAGCGATGGCATCCTCATATATGTGTATGCCTTAATCAAGCTTTCACTCCGCTTGTTAATTGTAAGATAATCGGTCCTATCCATGATCTAATGCATCGTTACGAAGCACGCTTCCCTGAAGTGGGAGAGGAAAGCGTATACTGCAGCAGAGAAAAGCTCTTCGCCAGCCATTGTGCCAATGCTGATGCCATTCTCGTTGACTCGCACATCGGTAAAGAACAGGTACTGGAGATATATCATCCTGATCCCCAAAAAATATTTGTCCTCCCTTTCGTGCCTTCGCCTCTGGCAGAACATGCTGAGAAGCCCTCACATTTTCCCCTCACCGACGACACTCCCTTCCTTTTTTACCCGGCACAGATGTGGCTGCATAAAAATCATGCAAACCTGCTGAGAGCCGTGCACAGCCTGCTTCCCGAGCTTGATATTCACTGCATCTTTACCGGCACAAAAGATAAAAATGGGGCTGCATTATATGATCGCCTTGTAGATGACCTGGATCTTGCGCAACGAGTTCACCATCTCGGCTATGTCAGCGACAATGAAATGCGATGGTTGTATGAAAATGCCCGATGCATGATTATGCCCACCTTCTTTGGTCCGACAAACATACCTCCGCTTGAAGCTATGCTGGCGGGTTGTCCTGTCGGCGTATCCAATATCTATGCCATGCGTGAACGCTATGGAGACGCAGCCCTTTACTTTGACCCCAAAAGCGCTCCAGATATGGCCAACACTATACGAAAACTCTGGACAGACGATGCCCTGTGCCTGAAATTGAGAAAACTTGGAGAAAAGCATATAGCAGCTTGGGGACAAATAGATTTTGAAAAACGCTTTATACATATTTTGCATCAGATAGAGGAGTCATAATGGCTCCTTTCTTCACCATCATCACATCCACCTATAATGCCGCGTCTACCCTGCCCAGATTGCTAGATTCCTTGACGCTCCAGACTTGCAAGGACTTTAACTGGATTGTGCAGGACGGCGCCTCTACAGATGACACCATGCGCATAGTGGAGCGGTATCGTGACCGTCTACCGGAAATTTTGGCGGATAGCGGTAAGGACAGCGGCATCTACGATGCATGGAATACGGCCCTGAACCACTGGCGAGACAAGCTGGGGGAATGGGTGCTCTTCATGGGGGCGGACGATATGCTTGCGGATAATCACGTACTGAACCAAGCTAAGAACTTACTCCAAGATTGTTCTGAAAAAATTATCTTCGGAGCAGGAGAGCTGATTCTTTTTGACCCTGATCTTGGTTTTGTAGAACACTCTCCCCAACAATATTCCGCAATAAACTTTGAGCGACGTTTCTTTGGAATGCCGTTTCAGCATCCAGCTCTTTTCAACAAAAAGAGCATATTCAAGCAAAGTAATTTTGATATCAGCTTCAAAATAGCTGGTGATTACGATTTCATTTTGCGTACATGGAAATCTCCAGAACAAGTATATCCGCTCAATATCACAGTTACTAAAATGGCGATTGGCGGAATATCCAGCTCATCGCAAACTAAAAAAAAGTGTCAGTCAGAAAAATGCAGAGCAATCAAAAAAAATCTTCCATTTGACTGGAAACACGGCCTTCGATATGTTGTTATCCTTGTGGACGTCTATTTTTTCAACATCAAAATGGAATTAAAAAATAAATTCTATTTGTCTGAAGGCGGTAAGGCTCTTTGGGGGAAATTGCAAAAATTTCGGCGTTACATCATAAAATAACTAAAAAATTTATCCTTATTTATATTATGAAGCAGCAAGATTCCCGCCCAGACATTTCTGTCATTGTCCCCGTATATAATACAGAACGTTATATCAGGCAGTGCCTCTCCAGCATTTGTAATCAATCATTAAAGAATATTGAAATAATTTGTATCAATGATGGTTCACCGGATGCTTCTGAAGCCATCATCCGCGAGATGCGCTTGTATGACAAGCGCATCATCCTGATCAATAAAAAGAACGGAGGGCCGTCCGAAGCTCGCAAAACCGGAGTAGCACAAGCGGCAGGAAAATATATCGGCTTTATTGATAGTGATGACTATATAGAAAAATATTTTTTTGAATATTTGTATATGGCAGCCTGTGCAGAAGACGCTGACATTGCGGTTACAACTTCTATGGTCGCTTTTTCAGAAGATGGTAAAACCTATCTCAAAAAATCTTGTTTTCATGAAAAGAAACGACAGCTCACAAATAAAGACCGTTGTTCTCTCTTTCTGCACATGGGAAGTGCTTGCAACAAAATATATAAAAATGAATTTATAAAAAAATCTATCAAATACTATATACCCACAACTACCCCGGCAGAAGATAATTCTTTTACAATATTCTCGCTTATTACAGCTAGCAAGGTTACCCTAACAACAGAGGCAAAATATTTTTATCGACAGCGTAAAGCATCCGTGTCCCGTGCGCCCGTTTCTTTGGAAACATGCAACCAAGTATATCTCCTTTACGGGAAAATTCTTGCTCAACTGCAGGACCTTGCTCCCCAAGATGAGCAGCTATACGCGGCTTTCATCCGCCGGCGCAGAGACTGGGATTGCTTCCAGCTGGCAGAGCGACTTTCCACATGCCATGAGCGCATGTGTTTTCTGAAACAGACTAGGGATCCACGTTTTCATGTTATGTACTTGGCAAGAAAAATCCGTAACCTGTTAAAAAAAGCATACAGCACGTCCGTCAAATACCTCCGCAACTACGAGTAATACGATGCACATTGCTCTTGATGTCCATGACATGAACCGCACTGGCGGCCTGGAAAAAGTCGTGATGGGCATTGCGACCGAAATGGCAAGGCGCGGCCATCAGGTAAGCTGCTTTACCTATGCCGCGCCGCTACGCTCCCCTACTCCCCCTCCGTCGGACGGACTGCGCCTAGAGTATTACTCCTTCACCGGAGACGCGGCCATAGTTCGCCCCATGCGCGACAGGATCCTGCGCAGTAATCCGGATGTCTTCATTAGCCCATCGTCCTTCAACAACATTCTGTTCTGGAGTGCCGTACTGCGCAGCACGGGCATTCCTCTGCTCTATTCCGAACATAATAATCCCTGGCGCATTGAGCAGGAACGCTGGAACCCGGAAGAGCGGAAGGCGGCGCTTTGGGCTGCGGATGCGGTACATCTGCTCATGCCCCAGTTTCTGGACTCAGTGCCCACGGCATTACGAAGCAAATGCCGCATCATCGCCAATCCTGTACCCGCGCCGCCAGCCATCCCTTCCCAAAAACATGCTCCCTGCATACTTTCCCTTGGCAGACTTGCTGCCGTAAAGCAAATCCCCATGTTGGTACGGGCGTTCGCGCTGCTTGCCGCGGAGTTTCCCCTCTGGGAACTGCATATCTGGGGGATCGGCAGCGATGAAAAAAATATTCGCAAGGCCATTGCCGCGACAAGATGCGCCTCCCGAATATTCCTGCACGGCATAACGCGACAACCGGCGCAGCAATTCGCCCAGGCGGATATTTTCTGCATTCCCTCCCGCTTTGAGGGCCTGCCGCTGACTGTTGTGGAAGCTTTTTCCCATGGTGTTCCGGTGGTGGGTTTCGCGGATTGCAGTGGCGTCAACGGCCTTGTCCGTCCAAACCAGAACGGGCTACTGGCGGTGGAAATGACAGATACAAGCTTGGCTGCCTGCCTCCGCCACCTGATGGCGGACGCCAATGCGCGACAGTACATGGGGCAGGTCGCGCAAAAGGACGCTCAGCTTTTTTCTCCGGCAATTATTTATGATCAGTGGGAACGCTTGCTGTGCGAAACCGCCGCCAGTAAGGGGCAAACGCAGCTACAAAAAATGGATGTCTGTTCCCCCATGTCCTCATTGGATGAGGAGAGCTGGTGCAACACCATGCGCAAGCTATGCGCCAGAAAGAATCTGCTTCTGCGTGATTCCCAATTGTTGCGTCGCATCATCTGGCGACACCCTCGCCTGAAGGCTTTGCTCAAACGGCTGCTGCAAAAAGCCTGATTGTATCCCACACAAAATATATCGCAGCCGTGATTTTGATGAAATAAAATCAAAACAATTAAGGAGATAGAATGGCCGCTTGCCAGTTTATCTCTTTTATCAGCTACATGAAATTATTACAGACAAAAAATGGGCACTCGGGAGCAGCCCCAGTCTTCATCGCCAAAGAGTCTTTCACACAGCAGTCCAGCATATCCACAAGCAGTATTCATAAAATGGTTATTCTTTGGCGAGAACAGACTGTACGGCTGTCTCCATGCGTTTAAATCTGGCCTCCCAGGTATGATATAAACACGCGGCATCAATGAGATTGGCGTCTCTGCGCTCCCCTTCCAGCACATTGCGGATATGTTCCGCAAATTCCTCCGCCGTATCCGCTGGAAAATAGAGTTTTTCAAACTCCTCCAGTGCCGGAAGCCGTGTTGCCACCACAGGAAGTCCGGAGGCAAGGTATTCAAAAAATTTCATCGGGAACATGGACGTCGTGTAGGCATTGCGCGCGGCAGGCAATACGGCAATATCGCAATGTGCCAGAAAAGCCGGCAGATGCTCATAAGAGCGCGGTCCCAAAATATGCACATTGGGCATACGAGGCGGTTTCTCTGTGTCTGGCTGTCCTTCCCCCACTGGCCCAATGAGTACCCACTGCACATCCGGCAGCAGTTCCGCTACGCGCTGCATCAGGGAAAAATCCACCTTATACTGACTGAGCGCACCGATGAAGATGAGGCGGGGACGGGGGATGCCCACTAGTTCCATTGGCTCATCAAGACGGTCATGGGCGCTCTGAAACAAGCCGAGATCACAGACATTAGGATCATATATGACTCTTGAAAAGATAGGGGCGAGCATCTTTTGCAGATGACGTGATGTCACAAAACAGATATCGGCGATTTGTGCCAGCCGGGCCTCTTCCTGCCGGATGACGTTAACATCAATCCCCGGAGACGCTCCCAAATCATCAACACAATGGTAAACGATGCCTTCATGCGGCAATGACCGGCAGATATCACTGACGATAGGCGTATATGTGATGATGAGTGGACGTCTAATTCCCAGTAAAAATAGATTCCATTTAATCGTCAGCAAAAGAATGTACCGATTGATTCTGCGCACAAAGGGGATTGAATGAAATGGCAAGAGAAATGGCGAAATGCGCCAGATATTCTTGGCCACATTGCGCGGGATAGGAACCGCTTTGAGCAATCTCTTGAAAATTCTTTTTATATCACGCGGATGCAAGGAGGGTTGCCGCAAGCCGAGAGAATCGACATAAACGACATTATAGTCATGCTCAGCAAATAAAACGGCCATCCTTTGCTTATTAGTCCAGAAAGGATTATCCCAGTCTGCTGTGGACAAAAGAAGAATATTTTTCTGACCTCGTCTGTTATTCATGGCAGCCATCATAAAAAAAGGATTATATCAAGCCAAAGGCCAATAAAACGCCAGACTCAGCCCTCATTAAAGTGTCGTCCACGAAAAAACTTCCACTCGACGAAAGGGCTTATGGTTTTAAAACCATAAGCCCTTAAATTTGTGGTGGAGAAGAAGGGATTTGAACCCTCGACCCCCGCCTTGCGAAGGCGATGCTCTCCCAGCTGAGCTACTTCCCCACAAGTGGAAACATCGTGGAAAAAAATTTCTAGGCAAAAAAGGTCAGCCTGTCAAGCCCTTCTCCAGTCCAAGGCCGATCGCGCTTGCAGCAC is a genomic window containing:
- a CDS encoding glycosyltransferase family 4 protein, which codes for MQYLERLDGIEKMLKRIAIYTTISPEGGGSFQYGASILSALSQLDARNYQSRFWCRDPAWLPIAAQFHIPGTLFPAHSPLLQRIVLRGVRELRKVCDLPAQQFTPFFLPIQRWHPHICVCLNQAFTPLVNCKIIGPIHDLMHRYEARFPEVGEESVYCSREKLFASHCANADAILVDSHIGKEQVLEIYHPDPQKIFVLPFVPSPLAEHAEKPSHFPLTDDTPFLFYPAQMWLHKNHANLLRAVHSLLPELDIHCIFTGTKDKNGAALYDRLVDDLDLAQRVHHLGYVSDNEMRWLYENARCMIMPTFFGPTNIPPLEAMLAGCPVGVSNIYAMRERYGDAALYFDPKSAPDMANTIRKLWTDDALCLKLRKLGEKHIAAWGQIDFEKRFIHILHQIEES
- a CDS encoding glycosyltransferase, with the protein product MNNRRGQKNILLLSTADWDNPFWTNKQRMAVLFAEHDYNVVYVDSLGLRQPSLHPRDIKRIFKRLLKAVPIPRNVAKNIWRISPFLLPFHSIPFVRRINRYILLLTIKWNLFLLGIRRPLIITYTPIVSDICRSLPHEGIVYHCVDDLGASPGIDVNVIRQEEARLAQIADICFVTSRHLQKMLAPIFSRVIYDPNVCDLGLFQSAHDRLDEPMELVGIPRPRLIFIGALSQYKVDFSLMQRVAELLPDVQWVLIGPVGEGQPDTEKPPRMPNVHILGPRSYEHLPAFLAHCDIAVLPAARNAYTTSMFPMKFFEYLASGLPVVATRLPALEEFEKLYFPADTAEEFAEHIRNVLEGERRDANLIDAACLYHTWEARFKRMETAVQSVLAKE
- a CDS encoding glycosyltransferase family 2 protein, translating into MAPFFTIITSTYNAASTLPRLLDSLTLQTCKDFNWIVQDGASTDDTMRIVERYRDRLPEILADSGKDSGIYDAWNTALNHWRDKLGEWVLFMGADDMLADNHVLNQAKNLLQDCSEKIIFGAGELILFDPDLGFVEHSPQQYSAINFERRFFGMPFQHPALFNKKSIFKQSNFDISFKIAGDYDFILRTWKSPEQVYPLNITVTKMAIGGISSSSQTKKKCQSEKCRAIKKNLPFDWKHGLRYVVILVDVYFFNIKMELKNKFYLSEGGKALWGKLQKFRRYIIK
- a CDS encoding class I SAM-dependent methyltransferase yields the protein MAHRGLTVTGIDMSTTMLGMGRSLYASMIPPHNGKPLPRLLEGDARNVRLHETFDAVTSLFHVMSYQNSEEDALAELETAKNHLKTGGVFLFDFWYGPGVLTDPPTERDRQMEDEQTLVQRHAHPVHRFNDNIVEVHYSIDLTDKSSGKCSHLTEMHSMRYWFLPELRYLAFQSGFTVAAEGAWLSFDAPTCNTWNAWMALKKC
- a CDS encoding glycosyltransferase — protein: MHIALDVHDMNRTGGLEKVVMGIATEMARRGHQVSCFTYAAPLRSPTPPPSDGLRLEYYSFTGDAAIVRPMRDRILRSNPDVFISPSSFNNILFWSAVLRSTGIPLLYSEHNNPWRIEQERWNPEERKAALWAADAVHLLMPQFLDSVPTALRSKCRIIANPVPAPPAIPSQKHAPCILSLGRLAAVKQIPMLVRAFALLAAEFPLWELHIWGIGSDEKNIRKAIAATRCASRIFLHGITRQPAQQFAQADIFCIPSRFEGLPLTVVEAFSHGVPVVGFADCSGVNGLVRPNQNGLLAVEMTDTSLAACLRHLMADANARQYMGQVAQKDAQLFSPAIIYDQWERLLCETAASKGQTQLQKMDVCSPMSSLDEESWCNTMRKLCARKNLLLRDSQLLRRIIWRHPRLKALLKRLLQKA
- a CDS encoding glycosyltransferase family 2 protein, which codes for MGEIAKISALHHKITKKFILIYIMKQQDSRPDISVIVPVYNTERYIRQCLSSICNQSLKNIEIICINDGSPDASEAIIREMRLYDKRIILINKKNGGPSEARKTGVAQAAGKYIGFIDSDDYIEKYFFEYLYMAACAEDADIAVTTSMVAFSEDGKTYLKKSCFHEKKRQLTNKDRCSLFLHMGSACNKIYKNEFIKKSIKYYIPTTTPAEDNSFTIFSLITASKVTLTTEAKYFYRQRKASVSRAPVSLETCNQVYLLYGKILAQLQDLAPQDEQLYAAFIRRRRDWDCFQLAERLSTCHERMCFLKQTRDPRFHVMYLARKIRNLLKKAYSTSVKYLRNYE